Proteins encoded by one window of Corynebacterium amycolatum:
- a CDS encoding multicopper oxidase domain-containing protein, whose protein sequence is MSWHRKAGMPVRWWFAAIIVAALVHPFVTDGRWLLVHLFTLGAVTNSILIWGRHFTEKLLKIDVPDGNRHIQLANIYLLNAGIVATVVGKLGDWWPVTTAGAAVVGVAVAWHAISLGRDLVAKRDRPFAISVAYYVASACLLPIGATLGAILASPKGEALHDDLLLAHEAINLIGFLGLAACGTLITMFPALWRTQMSPHSRPKLALAVQLIGIATTTIGALTSFNWFASVGLGIITIGWVIAAIPWAHNVMTVAKDPRDRLSYPALSVAAAAVWLIGTLTVATVKALDGSFVISSLTLPLVIGFGAQLLIGMMSQLLPATIGGGAGPVSAGMKELDRAGAFRWSIINIGLALWLMPLPSWAKVAVSAMVSLALVSYLPLVGRAAKAQIGALKESQKARANKEATPKPVELHATARRLGAQTTAALAVLGLVVTIGVALSGGGGTGSIETTGDIAPTGETVEVTVTANDMTYTPNIIEVNPGDRLVITMVNADSQVHDLRLATGEDTGRVAPGNSATIEVPVVPGDIDGWCTIAGHRQMGMTLTVNTGSTDHSHHTGRGNHADHATPGALGNVGEQPGPDSPTINPILAPAEDTTVHHVTLRASEFTGYAAPGVEQQHWVFNGKPLGPTLRGKVGDEFVVTLINDGTMSHSIDFHAGIVSPDEPMRDIAPGEKLEYRFRADRAGIWMYHCATMPMSMHIAAGMHGAVIIDPPSLAEVDHEVLLVQSESYWGEAGPDADKVMAEDPDIYKFNGYPDQYLTHPIRIRAGETVRFWLLAAGPNKGTSFHIVGTQFHRVYKEGTLLLDDGVGGAQALDLGAAQGGYVEAEFPEPGTYRFVDHQMVHAEMGARGDIVVN, encoded by the coding sequence ATGTCCTGGCATCGCAAGGCCGGTATGCCGGTGCGCTGGTGGTTCGCTGCCATCATTGTGGCCGCATTAGTCCACCCATTTGTCACCGATGGGCGCTGGCTGTTGGTGCACCTCTTTACCCTCGGCGCCGTCACTAACTCCATCCTTATCTGGGGCCGCCACTTCACCGAGAAACTACTGAAAATCGATGTGCCCGATGGCAATCGGCACATTCAGTTAGCAAACATTTACCTGCTCAACGCGGGCATTGTCGCAACGGTCGTCGGCAAGCTGGGCGATTGGTGGCCAGTGACCACGGCCGGCGCGGCGGTCGTCGGCGTCGCCGTCGCATGGCATGCGATTTCCCTCGGACGCGACCTGGTAGCGAAACGCGATCGACCATTCGCCATCTCCGTTGCGTACTACGTCGCGTCGGCATGCCTACTGCCGATCGGCGCCACGCTCGGCGCCATCCTCGCATCTCCGAAGGGCGAAGCGCTTCACGACGACCTCCTACTGGCACATGAAGCCATCAACCTTATTGGCTTCCTCGGGCTCGCGGCCTGCGGCACGCTCATCACCATGTTCCCAGCGCTGTGGCGAACCCAGATGTCGCCGCATTCCCGCCCGAAGCTGGCACTAGCAGTACAGCTCATAGGTATCGCGACTACCACAATCGGTGCACTGACCAGCTTCAACTGGTTCGCCTCCGTCGGCCTTGGCATCATCACTATCGGCTGGGTTATAGCCGCCATTCCGTGGGCGCACAACGTCATGACTGTCGCTAAAGACCCCCGCGACCGCCTCAGCTACCCGGCGCTGTCTGTTGCGGCTGCGGCCGTCTGGCTGATCGGCACACTCACAGTTGCCACAGTCAAGGCGCTTGACGGCAGCTTCGTAATCTCATCCCTTACGCTGCCGCTGGTAATCGGTTTCGGCGCACAATTGCTTATCGGCATGATGAGCCAACTCTTGCCCGCCACCATCGGCGGAGGTGCTGGCCCAGTCTCTGCCGGTATGAAGGAACTTGACCGCGCGGGCGCATTCCGCTGGTCGATCATCAATATTGGTCTGGCACTGTGGCTAATGCCGCTGCCTTCCTGGGCCAAAGTGGCGGTCTCCGCAATGGTCTCCCTTGCCTTGGTGTCTTATCTGCCACTTGTCGGTCGTGCCGCGAAGGCTCAGATTGGTGCGCTGAAAGAAAGTCAGAAGGCACGGGCCAACAAAGAAGCAACGCCGAAGCCGGTCGAACTGCACGCAACTGCACGTCGACTCGGTGCTCAAACTACCGCCGCTCTGGCTGTATTGGGTCTGGTAGTGACTATTGGTGTTGCGCTGAGCGGTGGCGGCGGAACGGGCAGCATTGAAACCACCGGCGATATCGCACCCACCGGCGAGACCGTCGAGGTCACGGTTACCGCCAACGATATGACGTACACCCCAAACATCATCGAGGTCAACCCCGGTGACCGCCTGGTCATCACCATGGTCAACGCTGATTCCCAGGTCCACGATCTGCGCTTGGCCACCGGCGAGGACACCGGACGTGTCGCCCCTGGCAACTCCGCCACCATTGAAGTGCCGGTTGTTCCCGGTGACATTGACGGCTGGTGCACCATTGCTGGTCACCGCCAGATGGGCATGACGCTCACGGTCAATACAGGTAGCACTGATCATTCACACCACACCGGACGTGGCAACCACGCTGACCATGCCACTCCCGGTGCGCTCGGGAATGTCGGCGAGCAACCCGGCCCAGACTCCCCTACCATTAATCCAATATTGGCGCCCGCCGAGGACACTACAGTCCACCACGTCACCCTGAGAGCCAGCGAGTTCACCGGCTACGCTGCCCCTGGCGTCGAGCAGCAGCATTGGGTATTCAACGGCAAACCGCTGGGGCCAACCCTGCGCGGCAAGGTGGGCGACGAGTTCGTCGTCACGCTCATTAACGATGGCACGATGAGTCACTCCATCGACTTCCACGCGGGCATTGTCTCGCCGGATGAGCCGATGCGAGACATTGCCCCTGGCGAGAAGCTTGAGTACCGCTTCCGCGCCGACCGGGCGGGCATCTGGATGTACCACTGCGCAACCATGCCCATGTCCATGCACATCGCTGCCGGCATGCACGGTGCGGTCATCATTGACCCGCCGAGCCTCGCAGAAGTCGACCACGAAGTTCTTCTGGTGCAGTCCGAAAGCTACTGGGGCGAAGCCGGCCCCGATGCCGACAAGGTCATGGCCGAGGATCCGGATATCTACAAGTTCAACGGTTACCCCGACCAGTATCTCACCCACCCCATCCGCATTCGCGCAGGTGAGACGGTACGTTTCTGGTTACTGGCCGCAGGCCCCAACAAGGGCACGAGCTTCCACATCGTCGGTACGCAGTTCCATCGCGTGTACAAAGAGGGAACGCTTTTGCTTGACGACGGCGTGGGCGGCGCCCAAGCCCTTGACCTCGGTGCCGCGCAGGGTGGTTATGTTGAGGCCGAATTCCCGGAGCCGGGCACGTACCGCTTTGTTGACCACCAGATGGTGCATGCCGAAATGGGAGCACGCGGCGACATAGTGGTGAACTAA
- a CDS encoding glutamate synthase subunit beta — MADPKGFMKFQREEPAHRPVPLRLMDWKEVYEEQDKGQLQQQASRCMDCGVPFCHSACPLGNIIPEWNDLVRQNRWHEAFERLHATNNFPEWTGRLCPAPCEGGCVLGINDDAVTIKSIELAIVERGFDEGWVQPIVPTFDTGQHIAVIGSGPAGLAAAQQLTRAGHDVTVFERDDKIGGLMRYGVPDYKMEQRFLDRRLEQMEIEGTEFRTNVSPTAADLAEFDAVVLATGASLARDLPVDGRDLEGIHQAMEYLPGANRVAVGELDTPPIDAKGKKVVVIGGGDTGIDCFGTALRQGAVSVTQFDIRPRAPKSRAASTPWPMYPLVWRVATAHEEGEYTITGSEPPEVTEALGLNARVTGETLGKRVFNVNTVSFHGEDGHVTGLSANEVEVIDGKRVPMEDTDFELDADLVLIALGFSGPERGGLPHELGIQFNDRGVMMRDDDYLAVRSDIEQNFDGPVFVAGDNGRGASLIVWAIAEGRACAEAVDQYLMGESNLPRAVEPEDAPIKL, encoded by the coding sequence ATGGCTGATCCGAAGGGTTTCATGAAATTCCAGCGCGAAGAGCCTGCTCATCGTCCGGTTCCGCTGCGTCTGATGGACTGGAAAGAGGTCTATGAGGAGCAGGACAAGGGGCAGCTGCAGCAGCAGGCTTCTCGCTGCATGGACTGCGGCGTGCCGTTTTGTCACTCGGCCTGCCCGCTGGGCAACATCATTCCGGAGTGGAATGACCTGGTTCGTCAGAACCGCTGGCACGAGGCTTTCGAGCGCTTGCACGCCACCAATAACTTTCCCGAGTGGACCGGTCGCCTGTGTCCGGCTCCGTGCGAGGGCGGTTGTGTGCTCGGCATCAACGACGATGCGGTGACCATTAAGAGTATTGAGCTGGCCATCGTTGAACGCGGCTTCGATGAGGGCTGGGTGCAGCCGATTGTGCCGACTTTCGACACCGGTCAGCACATCGCTGTTATCGGCTCCGGTCCGGCGGGCCTTGCTGCAGCACAGCAGCTGACTCGCGCCGGGCATGATGTCACGGTCTTCGAGCGTGACGACAAGATTGGTGGTCTGATGCGCTACGGTGTACCGGACTACAAGATGGAGCAGCGCTTCCTCGACCGTCGCCTTGAGCAGATGGAGATTGAGGGCACCGAGTTCCGCACCAACGTCTCACCGACCGCCGCTGACCTGGCCGAATTCGACGCGGTTGTTCTAGCTACCGGTGCGTCACTTGCCCGTGACCTACCTGTCGATGGTCGTGACCTCGAGGGCATTCACCAGGCTATGGAGTACTTGCCGGGCGCCAACCGCGTTGCCGTAGGCGAGCTCGACACCCCGCCAATTGATGCCAAGGGCAAGAAGGTTGTCGTCATCGGTGGTGGCGACACCGGCATTGACTGCTTCGGTACCGCGCTGCGCCAGGGAGCGGTGTCCGTCACGCAGTTCGATATCCGTCCGCGGGCTCCGAAGTCCCGTGCGGCGTCGACTCCGTGGCCGATGTATCCGCTGGTCTGGCGCGTAGCTACTGCCCACGAAGAAGGTGAGTACACCATCACCGGTTCCGAGCCGCCAGAGGTTACCGAGGCGCTCGGCCTTAACGCTCGCGTCACCGGTGAGACGCTGGGCAAGCGCGTCTTCAACGTCAACACCGTCTCCTTCCACGGCGAGGACGGTCACGTGACCGGTCTGTCCGCCAACGAGGTCGAGGTCATCGATGGGAAGCGCGTGCCCATGGAGGACACGGATTTCGAGCTCGATGCCGACCTAGTTCTCATTGCTCTGGGCTTCTCCGGCCCGGAGCGCGGGGGCCTGCCGCATGAGCTGGGGATTCAGTTCAACGATCGCGGTGTGATGATGCGTGACGACGACTACCTCGCCGTGCGCAGCGACATCGAGCAGAACTTCGACGGTCCGGTGTTCGTGGCCGGTGACAATGGCCGTGGTGCCAGCCTAATCGTGTGGGCTATCGCCGAAGGCCGCGCCTGCGCCGAGGCCGTGGACCAGTACCTGATGGGCGAGTCCAACTTGCCTCGCGCGGTGGAGCCAGAAGACGCTCCAATTAAGTTGTAA
- the gltB gene encoding glutamate synthase large subunit: protein MTLIETAATLPRGPQREGLYHPSNEHDACGVAFVADIYGRQTHDIVEKGIQALVNLDHRGAAGAEKTTGDGAGILIQVPDAYYRAELSKEGVILPPAGTYATGIAFLPQARMATLDAIRAIEDTCAEEGIEILAWRDVPIDAEGLGQMARQAMPVLRQLFVTAKNYEGRQLSDIDLDRKMFFLRKRCERELGERGAGEGSGGDTVYFPSLSSRTIVYKGMLTTPQLKDFYLDLQQKEVTSALAIVHSRFSTNTFPSWPLAHPYRYVAHNGEINTVRGNENWMRARESLIRSGKLGNIDRALPVCDPNGSDTARFDEALELLHLGGRSLPHAVMMMVPQAWEHDDNLSPQVRAFYEYHACLMEPWDGPAAICFTDGQVIGATLDRNGLRPGRIWVTDEGLVVMASEAGVLDIPPEQIVQRTRVQPGRMFLVDMKAGRIIEDKEIKSTLAATGPYEEWIKEGLVDIADLPRERYQYMPHARAVLRQRVFGITEEDVDLIIRPMALTGAEGLGSMGSDTPIAALSNRPRMLFDFFSQRFAQVTNPPLDSLREKSITSMNTLLGAETNILEPTADAARRIRLEHPILDNHDFVTLCQAGKNEEYSEFRAEVISGLYPVARGGRGLRNAIRRVRREVSEAIDRGARLIVLSDRESNERFAPIPSLLLTSAVHHHLVEERTRTRASLIIEAGDAREVHHMAMLLGFGADAINPYMAFETIDELRMKDQLGDLTLDQACSNYCKAASKGVLKVMSKMGIASLQSYRGAQLADTVGLSQEFLDEYFTGAVSPLEGIGLDEVAEDVAARHRSAFLPRPEEQAHRELDLGGEYKWRREGEYHLFNPETIYTLQHATRTGQYAVFRDYTNKVDEQTKQLATLRGMLEFVSDREPIDIGEVEPVSSIVKRFSTGAMSYGSISAEAHETLAIAMNRLGGMSNSGEGGEDPDRFEMEANGDWKRSAIKQVASGRFGVTSHYLSNCTDIQIKMAQGAKPGEGGQLPPNKVYPWIAEVRITTPGVGLISPPPHHDIYSIEDLAQLIYDLKNANPRARIHVKLVSEQGVGTVAAGVSKAHADVVLISGHDGGTGASPLTSLKHAGGPWELGLAETQQTLMLNGLRDRIRVQCDGQLKTGRDVVVAMLLGAEEFGFATAPLVVEGCVMMRVCHLDTCPVGIATQNPKLRSKFTGRAEHVVNFFTFIAQQVREYLAELGFRTIDEAVGHAECLRPRKDLDNLPRVAKLDLERILHVAESPFFADQDSYCTTAQDHGLEGALDERLIDEAQPALRTARANGLAPTPVALHHAISNVNRSVGTRLGYEVTKVAGKHGLADDSIVVNLLGSAGNSLGAFLPAGVTIKLEGDANDFVGKGLCGGKIVVRPSRSAPPTADVATDTIAGNVIGFGATSGEIFVRGTVGERFCVRNSGATAVVEGIGNHGCEYMTGGRVVVAGPVGHNFGAGMSGGIAYLLDNEATRANINTELIDIVPLGDEDISWLEATLSKHRKLTGSKTRFPAAQFIKIMPRDYARILDVVAKAKDNDADINEAIMEAVSNG from the coding sequence ATGACTCTGATCGAAACAGCGGCCACATTGCCTCGTGGTCCTCAGAGGGAAGGTCTCTACCACCCGTCGAACGAACACGATGCGTGTGGCGTGGCCTTTGTTGCCGACATTTACGGTCGCCAGACCCATGACATTGTGGAAAAGGGCATTCAGGCACTGGTCAATCTCGACCACCGCGGTGCCGCCGGTGCAGAGAAGACCACCGGCGACGGTGCCGGCATTCTCATTCAGGTTCCGGATGCCTACTACCGTGCTGAGCTGAGCAAGGAAGGCGTTATTTTGCCGCCGGCGGGAACCTACGCCACTGGTATCGCCTTCCTGCCGCAGGCGCGGATGGCCACTCTCGATGCCATTCGGGCTATTGAAGACACCTGCGCTGAAGAGGGCATCGAGATCCTGGCATGGCGCGATGTACCGATCGACGCTGAAGGGCTCGGCCAGATGGCCCGTCAGGCTATGCCAGTGCTCCGTCAGCTCTTCGTTACCGCGAAGAACTACGAGGGGCGCCAGCTCAGCGATATTGATCTCGACCGCAAGATGTTCTTCCTGCGTAAGCGCTGCGAGCGTGAGCTGGGCGAACGGGGCGCCGGCGAGGGCTCTGGCGGCGACACCGTGTACTTCCCGTCGCTGTCCAGCCGCACAATTGTCTACAAGGGTATGCTCACTACCCCGCAGCTGAAGGATTTCTATCTTGACCTGCAGCAGAAGGAAGTTACTTCCGCGCTGGCCATCGTGCACTCGCGCTTTTCCACGAACACTTTCCCGTCCTGGCCGCTGGCACACCCGTACCGCTACGTCGCTCACAATGGTGAGATCAACACCGTGCGCGGCAACGAAAACTGGATGCGCGCCCGCGAGTCGCTGATTCGCTCTGGCAAGCTGGGCAATATCGACCGCGCGCTGCCGGTGTGCGACCCCAACGGTTCTGACACTGCGCGTTTCGACGAGGCCCTGGAGCTCCTGCATCTCGGTGGTCGCAGTCTCCCGCATGCGGTCATGATGATGGTTCCGCAGGCCTGGGAGCACGATGACAACCTCAGCCCGCAGGTTCGCGCGTTCTACGAGTACCACGCCTGCCTGATGGAGCCGTGGGACGGCCCCGCCGCTATCTGCTTTACCGACGGCCAGGTCATCGGTGCCACCTTGGATCGCAATGGCCTGCGGCCGGGACGCATTTGGGTGACTGACGAGGGCCTGGTGGTGATGGCCTCCGAAGCTGGTGTCTTGGATATCCCGCCGGAGCAGATTGTGCAGCGCACGCGCGTACAGCCGGGGCGTATGTTCCTGGTGGACATGAAGGCCGGTCGCATTATTGAGGACAAGGAGATTAAGTCCACGCTGGCCGCCACTGGGCCCTACGAGGAATGGATCAAAGAAGGCCTGGTCGACATCGCCGATTTGCCACGAGAGCGCTACCAGTACATGCCGCATGCCCGCGCGGTGTTACGACAGCGCGTCTTCGGCATCACCGAAGAAGACGTTGACCTAATCATCCGCCCGATGGCACTCACCGGCGCGGAGGGCCTGGGTTCGATGGGCTCGGACACGCCGATTGCGGCGCTGTCCAACCGACCTCGCATGCTGTTCGACTTCTTCTCGCAGCGGTTTGCACAGGTGACCAACCCGCCGCTGGACTCGCTGCGCGAAAAGTCCATCACCAGCATGAATACGTTGCTGGGGGCAGAGACCAACATCTTGGAGCCCACTGCCGATGCCGCCCGTCGTATCCGGCTAGAGCATCCAATCCTGGACAACCACGACTTTGTCACCCTGTGTCAGGCGGGCAAGAACGAGGAGTACTCCGAGTTCCGCGCCGAGGTCATCTCCGGCCTGTACCCGGTCGCCCGCGGTGGCCGTGGCCTGCGCAACGCTATTCGTCGTGTCCGCCGTGAGGTCTCTGAAGCCATTGACCGTGGTGCCCGACTGATTGTGCTGTCTGACCGTGAGTCCAACGAGCGCTTTGCGCCGATCCCCTCGCTGCTGCTGACCTCTGCGGTCCACCACCACCTGGTGGAGGAACGCACTCGGACGCGTGCCAGCCTCATCATTGAGGCTGGCGACGCCCGCGAGGTGCACCACATGGCCATGCTGCTGGGCTTTGGTGCCGATGCCATTAACCCATACATGGCTTTCGAAACCATCGATGAGCTGCGCATGAAGGACCAGCTCGGTGATCTGACGCTGGATCAGGCCTGCTCGAACTACTGTAAGGCCGCCTCCAAGGGCGTGCTGAAGGTCATGTCCAAGATGGGTATCGCCTCACTGCAGTCCTACCGTGGCGCACAGCTGGCCGACACCGTCGGTCTGTCGCAGGAGTTCCTGGACGAGTACTTCACCGGCGCTGTTTCTCCGCTGGAGGGCATTGGCCTCGACGAGGTCGCAGAAGATGTTGCCGCTCGCCACCGCAGCGCATTTCTGCCGCGTCCGGAAGAGCAAGCACACCGCGAGCTGGATCTCGGCGGCGAGTACAAGTGGCGCCGCGAAGGCGAGTACCACCTATTCAACCCGGAGACCATCTACACGCTGCAGCATGCGACCCGCACTGGTCAGTACGCGGTCTTCCGAGATTACACCAACAAGGTCGATGAGCAGACCAAGCAGCTGGCAACTCTGCGCGGCATGCTCGAGTTCGTCTCGGATCGCGAGCCGATCGACATTGGAGAGGTTGAACCGGTCTCCAGCATCGTCAAGCGTTTCTCCACCGGCGCGATGAGCTACGGTTCCATCTCCGCGGAGGCGCACGAGACGCTGGCTATTGCCATGAATCGCCTGGGTGGCATGTCCAACTCCGGCGAGGGCGGCGAGGACCCGGACCGCTTCGAGATGGAGGCCAACGGCGACTGGAAGCGCTCTGCCATCAAGCAGGTCGCATCGGGTCGCTTCGGCGTGACCAGCCACTACCTGTCCAACTGCACCGACATCCAGATTAAGATGGCCCAAGGCGCAAAGCCCGGCGAAGGTGGCCAGCTGCCACCGAACAAGGTCTACCCGTGGATTGCGGAAGTCCGCATCACCACCCCGGGCGTGGGCCTGATTTCGCCGCCGCCGCACCACGACATCTACTCGATCGAGGATTTGGCGCAGCTCATTTACGACCTCAAGAACGCCAATCCGCGCGCCCGCATTCACGTGAAGCTCGTCTCCGAGCAGGGTGTGGGTACTGTCGCCGCTGGTGTGTCGAAGGCGCATGCCGACGTCGTGTTGATCTCCGGCCACGATGGCGGCACTGGTGCCTCGCCGCTGACCAGCCTCAAGCACGCCGGTGGTCCGTGGGAGCTGGGGCTCGCTGAAACCCAGCAGACCCTGATGCTCAACGGGCTGCGCGACCGCATCCGCGTGCAGTGCGACGGTCAACTCAAGACCGGTCGCGATGTCGTGGTCGCGATGCTGTTGGGCGCTGAGGAGTTCGGTTTCGCCACCGCTCCGCTGGTGGTGGAGGGCTGCGTCATGATGCGCGTCTGCCACCTGGACACCTGCCCAGTCGGTATTGCCACCCAGAATCCGAAGTTGCGGAGCAAGTTCACCGGCCGTGCCGAGCACGTGGTCAACTTCTTCACCTTTATCGCCCAGCAGGTCCGTGAATACCTCGCTGAACTGGGTTTCCGCACCATCGATGAAGCGGTCGGGCATGCCGAGTGCCTGCGTCCGCGCAAGGATCTCGACAACCTTCCGCGCGTCGCAAAGCTTGACCTGGAGCGAATCCTGCACGTTGCCGAAAGCCCCTTCTTTGCGGACCAGGATTCCTACTGCACGACGGCGCAGGACCACGGGCTCGAGGGTGCGTTGGACGAGCGCCTCATCGACGAAGCGCAGCCCGCACTGCGCACGGCGCGCGCGAATGGGTTGGCGCCGACGCCAGTGGCGCTGCACCACGCCATCAGCAATGTGAACCGTTCCGTGGGCACGCGGCTCGGGTACGAAGTCACCAAAGTCGCAGGTAAGCATGGGCTTGCCGACGACTCCATCGTCGTCAACCTGCTCGGTTCCGCCGGTAACTCGCTGGGCGCGTTCCTGCCGGCCGGTGTGACTATCAAGCTGGAGGGCGATGCTAACGACTTCGTCGGCAAGGGACTGTGCGGCGGCAAGATTGTGGTCCGACCTTCACGTTCGGCTCCGCCGACCGCGGATGTGGCTACCGACACCATTGCCGGCAACGTCATTGGTTTCGGTGCCACCAGTGGTGAGATCTTCGTCCGCGGCACTGTCGGTGAGCGCTTCTGCGTGCGTAACTCCGGTGCTACGGCCGTGGTCGAGGGCATCGGTAACCACGGTTGTGAGTACATGACCGGTGGCCGCGTCGTAGTGGCGGGTCCGGTCGGTCACAACTTCGGCGCCGGTATGAGTGGCGGTATCGCCTATCTGCTGGATAACGAGGCGACGCGGGCGAACATCAACACCGAGCTGATCGACATCGTGCCGCTGGGTGATGAGGACATCAGCTGGCTGGAGGCCACGCTGTCGAAGCACCGCAAGCTCACGGGTTCCAAGACTCGGTTCCCGGCTGCACAGTTCATCAAGATCATGCCGCGTGATTACGCCCGAATTCTCGACGTAGTCGCGAAGGCAAAGGACAACGACGCTGACATCAACGAGGCAATCATGGAGGCAGTAAGCAATGGCTGA
- a CDS encoding HNH endonuclease family protein, with product MLANRRFRSPLQGLALLIGAATILSGCTDPIDPTPESQSHSPAPAPAFTPEPAEPAPEIPEAPHTPDSPGTPAPGTSPIDGIRSALNQLEIKGRAPKTGYARDEFGQRWSDDISAEFGHNGCDTRNDILNRDLINKEYKPNTRDCVVLSGQLLDPYTGTMIEFQRGRDTSSAVQIDHVVALSDAWQKGAQQLSPEVRQDFANDPLNLLAVDGPANQQKRDSDAASWVPANKPFRCQYVARQVAVKQKYNLWVTQAESDAIDRWLSTCTPEDEPALAALTLN from the coding sequence ATGCTCGCCAACCGTCGTTTCCGCTCGCCATTACAGGGCCTCGCCCTCCTTATCGGCGCAGCGACAATCCTCAGCGGCTGCACGGATCCCATAGACCCCACTCCAGAGAGCCAGTCGCATAGCCCGGCCCCGGCACCCGCTTTTACGCCCGAGCCAGCGGAACCCGCGCCCGAGATTCCTGAAGCGCCCCACACCCCAGACTCCCCCGGCACCCCAGCGCCCGGCACATCGCCTATCGACGGCATCCGTAGCGCCCTCAACCAGCTGGAGATAAAAGGGCGCGCACCGAAAACCGGCTATGCGCGCGACGAATTCGGGCAACGTTGGAGCGATGACATCTCTGCCGAGTTTGGCCACAACGGATGTGACACGCGGAACGACATTTTGAATCGTGACCTTATTAATAAGGAGTACAAACCAAATACCCGCGATTGCGTCGTACTTTCGGGGCAACTACTGGATCCCTACACTGGCACGATGATTGAGTTTCAGCGCGGCCGCGACACCTCTTCCGCCGTGCAAATCGACCATGTTGTGGCCTTGAGCGACGCCTGGCAAAAGGGAGCACAGCAGCTCTCACCTGAGGTTCGGCAGGACTTTGCCAATGACCCCCTCAACCTCTTGGCCGTCGATGGTCCCGCTAATCAGCAAAAGCGAGATAGCGATGCCGCATCCTGGGTACCCGCCAACAAACCATTTCGCTGCCAGTATGTCGCTCGCCAGGTGGCGGTAAAACAGAAATACAACCTGTGGGTCACGCAGGCGGAGTCCGATGCCATCGACCGTTGGCTCTCCACCTGCACACCAGAGGATGAGCCCGCGCTTGCCGCTCTAACCCTGAATTAG